One window from the genome of Lonchura striata isolate bLonStr1 chromosome 24, bLonStr1.mat, whole genome shotgun sequence encodes:
- the CASP9 gene encoding caspase-9, protein MEQRQRRALRRGRARLVAALRVEPLWEPLEQRGLFTRPMLEELQSAGSRGEQARQLIIDLETRGKQAFPAFLSILRDTGQGHLAEMLIQECESRPVPTELPDLQPVELELQEEKQRKNVIPHERLSIPVQAESERPRMPPVPARGSAVDKRSRDQDYEMKADPCGHCLILNNVNFCRDSGLSTREGSDIDCEKLERRFKALCFTVLTRRDLKAQEMVLELLKLSRQDHSALDCCIVVILSHGCQTSHIQFPGGVYGTDGKPIPIEKIVNYFNGSSCPSLRGKPKLFFIQACGGEQRDQGFVVDCDSPEEEALGDSLESDAIPFRVPSDNVDEPDAIASLPTPSDILVSYSTFPGFVSWREKSSGSWYVETLDSVLEQYAHSEDLLSMLVRVAHAVSARGRYKQIPGCFNFLRKKFFFVCR, encoded by the exons ATGGagcagcggcagcggcgggcgctgcggcgCGGGCGGGCCCGGCTGGTGGCGGCGCTGCGGGTGGAGCCGCTCTGGGAGCCGCTGGAGCAGCGCGGGCTCTTCACCCGGCCcatgctggaggagctgcag AGTGCTGGCAGCCGGGGAGAGCAAGCCCGGCAGCTGATCATTGACCTGGAGACCCGGGGGAAGCAGGCTTTCCCTGCCTTCCTCTCCATCCTGCGGGACACCGGGCAGGGCCACCTCGCCGAGATGCTGATCCAGGAGTGCGAGTCCCGGCCGGTGCCAACGGAGCTGCCGGACCTGCAGCCcgtggagctggagctgcaggaggaaaaacagCGTAAAA ATGTGATCCCTCACGAACGTTTGTCTATCCCAGTCCAAGCTGAGAGTGAACGACCTCGAATGCCTCCTGTGCCAGCCCGAG GTTCAGCTGTTGACAAGAGGAGCCGTGATCAG GATTATGAGATGAAAGCAGATCCCTGTGGACACTGCCTGATCCTCAATAACGTCAACTTCTGCAGAGACTCGGGTCTGTCCACGCGAGAAGGCTCCGACATTGACTGTGAGAAGCTGGAGAGGCGCTTCAAGGCCTTGTGCTTCACCGTCCTGACCCGGCGGGATCTGAAAGCTCAG GAAATGGTGTTGGAGCTGCTGAAGCTGTCACGGCAGGACCACAGTGCTTTGGACTGCTGCATTGTGGTCATCCTTTCCCATGGCTGCCAG ACAAGCCATATTCAGTTTCCTGGAGGCGTTTACGGAACGGACGGAAAACCCATTCCCATAGAAAAGATTGTGAACTATTTCAATGGGTCCAGTTGCCCGAGTTTGAGAGgaaaacccaaactgttctTCATCCAGGCCTGTGGTGGAG AACAAAGGGATCAAGGCTTTGTAGTGGACTGTGATTCACCTGAAGAGGAAGCTCTTGGGGATTCCTTGGAATCAGACGCAATCCCGTTTCGGGTTCCATCGGATAACGTGGATGAGCCCGATGCCATTGCCAGTTTGCCCACACCTAGCGACATCTTGGTTTCCTACTCAACTTTTCCAG GTTTTGTCTCCTGGAGGGAGAAGTCAAGTGGCTCGTGGTATGTGGAAACGCTGGACAGTGTGCTGGAGCAATATGCCCATTCAGAAGACCTGCTCAGCATGTTAGTGAGG GTGGCACACGCTGTCTCTGCCAGGGGGAGGTACAAGCAGATCCCGGGATGCTTCAATTTCCTCCgtaaaaaattcttctttgtGTGCCGCTGA
- the LOC110472277 gene encoding chymotrypsin-C, giving the protein MSQLGASTWRADVAVPRRDAWDSPHVSVAGRDTPRSPARSEHYKRVSGPTTAPFLHATMLRAVCLVVLLGYGCHTAYGCGQPAVPPQLSSRVVGGEDAVAHSWPWQISLQTRHSGSWSHYCGGTLIAPQWVLTAAHCISSYMTYRVALGRQDVSETEEPGSVAVGVEKIIVHEDWDSYFLVNDIALVKLAEEVQETDTIRIACLPPADKILPNDYPCYVTGWGSMRTNGPLADILQQALLPVVDYETCSQWDWWGDLVYESMVCAGGDGVVSGCNGDSGGPLNCQRDDGLWEVDGIVSFGSSRSCNLKRKPTVFTRVSAYIDWINEQMSAN; this is encoded by the exons ATGTCCCAGCTCGGTGCCAGCACATGGCGGGCAGATGTGGCCGTTCCCAGGCGGGACG CGTGGGACAGTCCCCACGTGTCAGTGGCAGGCAGGGACACTCCAAGGTCCCCAGCAAGGTCTGAACACTATAAGAGGGTGAGCGGCCCCACCACGGCACCTTTCCTCCACGCAACCATGCTGCGAGCTGTCTGTCTCGTCGTGCTGCTGGGCTACG GGTGTCACACAGCCTACGGATGCGGTCAGCCGGCCGTGCCGCCACAGCTGAGCTCCCGCGTGGTGGGCGGTGAAGACGCTGTAGCCCACAGCTGGCCATGGCAG ATCTCGCTGCAGACCCGCCACTCTGGGTCCTGGAGCCACTATTGCGGTGGGACCCTCATTGCCCCCCAGTGGGTGCTGACAGCTGCCCACTGCATCAG CTCCTACATGACCTACCGTGTGGCGCTGGGCCGGCAGGACGTGTCAGAGACTGAAGAGCCTGGTTCTGTGGCCGTGGGTGTGGAGAAGATAATCGTCCATGAGGACTGGGACTCCTACTTCCTCGT CAATGACATTGCCCTGGTCAAGCTGGCAGAGGAGGTGCAGGAGACCGACACCATCCGCATCGCCTGCCTGCCGCCTGCTGACAAGATCCTGCCCAACGACTACCCATGCTATGTCACCGGCTGGGGAAGCATGAGGA CCAACGGGCCCCTGGCCGACATCctgcagcaggctctgctgcccGTGGTGGACTACGAGACCTGCTCCCAGTGGGACTGGTGGGGCGACCTTGTGTACGAGAGCATGGTGTGCGCCGGCGGCGACGGCGTCGTCTCCGGATGCAAC GGCGATTCTGGGGGCCCCCTGAACTGCCAGCGTGATGATGGGCTCTGGGAGGTGGACGGCATCGTCAGCTTCGGCTCCAGCCGCAGCTGCAACCTCAAGAGGAAGCCAACAGTCTTCACCCGGGTGTCCGCCTACATCGACTGGATCAACGAG CAAATGAGCGCGAACTGA
- the EFHD2 gene encoding EF-hand domain-containing protein D2 has product MAAAAEEPEGRRGRGPRPGPAPGSPAGRAVAEGSPGGGGRRVFSPAGEFREFSRRQLRDMERLFRQYDAGKDGFIDLMELKLMMEKLGAPQTHLGLKNMIKEVDEDLDSKLSFREFLLIFRKAAAGELQEDSGLHALARLSEIDVSTEGVKGAKNFFEAKAQAINEASRFEEEIKAEQEEKKKQAEELKQRKAAFKELQSTFTQ; this is encoded by the exons ATGGCGGCAGCGGCGGAGGAGCccgaggggcggcggggccgggggccgcggccggggccggcgccgggcagccccgcggggcgggcggtggCCGAGGGCTCgcccgggggcggcggccgccgcgTCTTCAGCCCCGCTGGGGAGTTCCGCGAGTTTTCCCGGAGGCAGCTCCGCGACATGGAACGGCTTTTCCGACA GTATGATGCAGGGAAAGATGGCTTCATTGACCTGATGGAGCTGAAGCTGATGATGGAGAAGCTGGGGGCTccacagacacacctgggactgAAGAACATGATCAAGGAGGTGGATGAAGACCTGGACAGCAAGCTCAGTTTTCGAGAG TTCCTGCTGATTTTCCGGAAGGCAGCAGCGGGTGAGCTGCAGGAGGACAGTGGGCTGCACGCCCTGGCCCGGCTCTCCGAGATCGACGTCTCCACAGAGGGGGTGAAAGGCGCCAAGAACTTCTTTGAGGCCAAG GCACAAGCCATCAACGAAGCCAGCAGGTTCGAGGAGGAGAtcaaggcagagcaggaggagaagaagaagcagGCGGAGGAGCTGAAGCAGAGGAAGGCAGCCTTCAAGGAGCTGCAGTCCACTTTCACACAGTGA